From Pelosinus fermentans DSM 17108, the proteins below share one genomic window:
- a CDS encoding DUF6904 family protein has translation MIFVKHTPNHAGVAIYGDCLDFEELYGALHDVVGKENQYVAYQGVRIRVLGFCYELRHALMGNREFEFVENGMDENRMKELAMITPKKNIYIGTHILWPEILFVIMCLSDFILLRQKKNKYPEWDANTAAVHKFQAAVVECLKQVVTEASYKRILNMITHDYTWFYGYTIQYIDILNGKFLAMNKEKRLKSVAIIAKRIAEPDDEYREVREEVLEEALKYNCPADEIQYDWDYPENIQW, from the coding sequence ATGATATTTGTAAAACATACCCCTAATCATGCAGGTGTGGCTATATATGGTGATTGTTTAGATTTTGAGGAACTTTATGGTGCACTGCATGATGTTGTTGGTAAGGAGAATCAATATGTTGCCTACCAAGGTGTTCGTATAAGAGTGTTAGGGTTCTGCTATGAGCTGCGCCATGCTTTAATGGGGAATCGGGAATTTGAATTTGTTGAGAATGGTATGGATGAGAATCGGATGAAAGAGTTAGCAATGATTACTCCTAAGAAAAATATATATATAGGCACTCATATTTTATGGCCGGAAATATTGTTTGTTATTATGTGTTTGAGTGATTTTATTTTGTTACGCCAGAAAAAAAACAAGTATCCAGAATGGGATGCGAATACTGCTGCGGTTCATAAGTTTCAGGCGGCGGTTGTAGAGTGCCTGAAGCAAGTAGTAACGGAGGCTTCCTATAAACGTATACTGAACATGATAACCCATGATTATACATGGTTTTACGGATATACAATACAGTATATTGATATTTTAAATGGTAAATTTCTGGCAATGAATAAGGAAAAGCGCTTAAAGAGTGTAGCAATCATAGCAAAGAGAATTGCAGAACCAGACGATGAATATAGAGAGGTGAGAGAGGAAGTTTTGGAAGAAGCTCTAAAATATAATTGTCCTGCAGATGAAATTCAATATGACTGGGACTATCCTGAAAACATCCAGTGGTGA
- the nrdG gene encoding anaerobic ribonucleoside-triphosphate reductase activating protein, producing the protein MSESVKQGDWCGMVKIRLASQITTDSVVDGKGLRTVIWCQGCTHHCQGCHNLDTQDLKGGFEQEIDDVVQTVLAVKLQSGVTFSGGEPMLQPVACTAIAEQLKSKGVNIWCYTGFTFEELIKRPDCLEFLQYIDVLIDGKFELALKSYDLLFKGSANQRIIDVPESLKEKKVVLYEPLP; encoded by the coding sequence TTGTCTGAAAGTGTAAAACAGGGAGATTGGTGTGGTATGGTGAAAATTCGTTTAGCTTCTCAGATAACAACGGATTCGGTTGTAGATGGAAAGGGATTGAGAACGGTGATCTGGTGTCAAGGCTGTACTCATCATTGCCAAGGCTGTCACAATCTTGATACCCAGGATTTGAAGGGTGGTTTTGAACAAGAAATTGATGATGTGGTACAGACTGTTCTAGCGGTCAAACTGCAGTCCGGGGTAACATTTTCAGGTGGCGAACCAATGCTGCAGCCCGTTGCTTGTACTGCTATTGCTGAGCAATTGAAAAGTAAAGGCGTTAATATTTGGTGTTATACTGGTTTCACTTTTGAAGAGTTAATTAAGAGACCGGATTGTCTGGAATTTTTACAATACATTGATGTATTAATTGATGGCAAATTTGAATTAGCATTGAAAAGTTATGATTTGTTATTCAAGGGTTCTGCTAATCAGCGCATTATTGACGTTCCGGAAAGCCTAAAAGAGAAAAAAGTGGTATTGTATGAACCTTTGCCTTAA